A section of the Pygocentrus nattereri isolate fPygNat1 chromosome 18, fPygNat1.pri, whole genome shotgun sequence genome encodes:
- the LOC119266000 gene encoding extensin-2-like, protein MNCFHVCSELLYSSVHLLLYSSTPPFTCSFTPLLLYSSTPPFTCSFTPLLLYSSTTPFNCSFTPPLLYSSVHLLLYSSTPLLLRSPAPLLLHFSTPPFTCSFTPPLLYSSVHLLLYSSTSLLLRSPAPLLLYSSTPPFTCSFTPPLLYSSVHLLLYSSAPLLLYSSVHLLLYSSAPLLLRSPAPLLLHFSTPPFTCSFTPPLLYSSVHLLLYSSAPLLLRSPAPLLLHSSTPPFTCSFTPPLLYSSIHLLLYSSTPLLLRSPAPLLLRFSTPPFTCSFTPPLLYSSVHLLLYSSTSLLLRSPAPLLLRSSTPPFTCSFTPPLLYSSVHLLLYSSTPLLLRSPAPLLLHSSTPPLSYSSTAPFTRSFTPPPLYSSTPPFTCSFTPPLLYSSVHLLLYSSTPLLLHFSTPLLLHSPAPLLLHSSTPLLLRSPAPLLLRSSTHLLLRSPAPLLLHFSTPLTLRSPAPLLLHSSTPPLLYSFAPLLLHFFTPPLLYFSAPLLLCSPAPLLLHSSTPPLPYSSTAPFTRSFTPSLLYFSAPLLLCSPAPLLLRFSTRPLLYSSTPPFTHSFTPPLLYSSVHSLLYSSAPLLRSPAPLLLHFSTPPFTRSFTPPLLYSSVHPLLYSSTPLLLRSPAPLLLHFSTPPLLYSSIHPLLYSSAPLLLHFSTPLLLRSPTPFLLLYSSVHLLLYSSAPLLFHFFTPLLLYSSTSVLLYSFTSLLIYSFTPLVLHFSTPPLFCSSSPPVFYSSIPPLLYSSPQLLCSSTLMRN, encoded by the coding sequence ATGAACTGCTTTCATGTTTGCTCTGAGCTCCTCTACTCCTCCGTTCACCTGCTCCTTTACTCCTCTACTCCTCCGTTCACCTGCTCCTTTACTCCTCTGCTCCTCTACTCCTCTACTCCTCCGTTCACCTGCTCCTTTACTCCTCTGCTCCTCTACTCCTCTACTACTCCGTTCAACTGCTCCTTTACTCCTCCACTCCTCTACTCCTCCGTTCACCTGCTCCTTTACTCCTCTACTCCTCTACTCCTCCGTTCACCTGCTCCTCTACTCCTCCACTTCTCTACTCCTCCGTTCACCTGCTCCTTTACTCCTCCACTTCTCTACTCCTCCGTTCACCTGCTCCTTTACTCCTCCACTTCTCTACTCCTCCGTTCACCTGCTCCTTTACTCCTCTACTCCTCTACTCCTCCGTTCACCTGCTCCTTTACTCCTCCACTTCTCTACTCCTCCGTTCACCTGCTCCTTTACTCCTCTGCTCCTCTACTCCTCTACTCCTCCGTTCACCTGCTCCTTTACTCCTCTGCTCCTCTACTCCTCCGTTCACCTGCTCCTCTACTCCTCCACTTCTCTACTCCTCCGTTCACCTGCTCCTTTACTCCTCCACTCCTCTACTCCTCCGTTCACCTGCTCCTTTACTCCTCTGCTCCTCTACTCCTCCGTTCACCTGCTCCTTTACTCCTCCACTCCTCTACTCCTCCATTCACCTGCTCCTTTACTCCTCCGCTCCTCTACTCCTCCATTCACCTGCTCCTTTACTCCTCCACTCCTCTACTCCTCCGTTCACCTGCTCCTTTACTCCTCCGCTTCTCTACTCCTCCATTCACCTGCTCCTTTACTCCACCGCTCCTCTACTCCTCCGTTCACCTGCTCCTTTACTCCTCCACTTCTCTACTCCTCCGTTCACCTGCTCCTTTACTCCTCCGCTCCTCTACTCCTCCGTTCACCTGCTCCTTTACTCCTCCACTCCTCTACTCCTCCGTTCACCTGCTCCTTTACTCCTCCACTCCTCTACTCCTCCGTTCACCTGCTCCTTTACTCCTCCACTCCTCTACTCCTCCACTTTCCTACTCCTCTACTGCTCCGTTCACCCGCTCCTTTACTCCTCCACCCCTCTACTCCTCTACTCCTCCGTTCACCTGCTCCTTTACTCCTCCactcctctactcctctgttcaCCTGCTCCTTTACTCCTCCACTCCTCTACTCCTCCACTTCTCTACTCCTCTACTGCTCCATTCACCAGCTCCTTTACTCCTCCACTCCTCTACTCCTCTACTCCTCCGTTCACCTGCTCCTTTACTCCTCCGCTCCTCTACTCATCTACTCCTCCGGTCACCTGCTCCTTTACTCCTCCACTTCTCTACTCCTCTAACCCTCCGTTCACCTGCTCCTTTACTCCTCCACTCCTCTACTCCTCCACTTCTCTACTCCTTTGCTCCTCTACTCCTCCATTTCTTTACTCCTCCACTTCTCTACTTCTCTgctcctctactcctctgttcaCCTGCTCCTTTACTCCTCCACTCCTCTACTCCTCCACTTCCCTACTCCTCTACTGCTCCGTTCACCCGCTCCTTTACTCCTTCACTCCTCTACTTCTCTgctcctctactcctctgttcaCCTGCTCCTTTACTCCTCCGCTTCTCTACTCGTCCACTTCTCTACTCCTCTACTCCTCCGTTCACCCACTCCTTTACTCCTCCGCTCCTCTACTCCTCCGTTCACTCGCTCCTTTACTCCTCCGCTCCTCTACTCCGTTCACCCGCTCCTTTACTCCTCCACTTCTCTACTCCTCCATTCACCCGCTCCTTTACTCCTCCGCTCCTCTACTCCTCCGTTCACCCGCTCCTTTACTCCTCCACTCCTCTACTCCTCCGTTCACCCGCTCCTTTACTCCTCCACTTCTCTACTCCTCCACTTCTCTACTCCTCCATTCACCCGCTCCTTTACTCCTCCGCTCCTCTACTCCTCCACTTCTCTACTCCTCTACTCCTCCGTTCCCCCACTCCTTTTCTACTCCTCTACTCCTCCGTTCACCTGCTCCTTTACTCCTCTGCTCCTCTACTCTTCCACTTCTTTACTCCTCTGCTCCTCTACTCCTCCACTTCTGTACTTCTCTACTCCTTCACTTCCCTCCTTATCTACTCTTTCACTCCTCTAGTCCTGCACTTCTCTACTCCTCCACTCTTCTGCTCCTCGAGTCCTCCAGTTTTCTACTCCTCCATTCCTCCACTCCTCTACTCCTCTCCTCAGCTCCTTTGTTCTTCTACTCTGATGCGGAATTAA